In Anaerostipes hadrus ATCC 29173 = JCM 17467, a single genomic region encodes these proteins:
- a CDS encoding glycosyltransferase, whose protein sequence is MNILIVNPIVYTSETKNIIRANSIKDTMIYDLCLAFEKKGHNVTLYAAEPFKPVNEEKYPFKVIWGKCKFKSIFMPHCFPYMYNLSKYIKKNGNNIDFIICSEVFSINTLNAVLTNKNKVIVWHELAKHNAMMKKIPSKIWYNFVARFLMRNVKVVARSEEAKNFIKKYCRKTDSKIIEHGVNLDKFIYSTDKKNYFVVCSQLIERKRIDGILLKFGEYLKISGNSSKLIIIGDGELKSSLEQQSRELGLEEKVIFKGKLNHEELLPYLAHAKALLVNTIKDNSMISIVESIAVGTPVVTTEIPLNASYIKKYKLGIAKEWDQQDLMKIVNDNEVYVNNCLKYREKLSTLSKVEDFMNCFRKMKEN, encoded by the coding sequence ATGAATATATTGATTGTAAATCCGATTGTATATACTTCTGAAACAAAAAATATTATAAGAGCGAATTCTATTAAGGATACAATGATTTATGATTTATGTTTGGCTTTTGAAAAAAAAGGTCATAATGTGACGTTGTATGCTGCTGAACCATTTAAACCAGTAAATGAAGAAAAATATCCATTCAAAGTTATATGGGGAAAATGTAAGTTTAAATCAATTTTTATGCCACATTGTTTCCCTTACATGTATAACTTATCAAAATACATAAAGAAAAATGGCAATAATATAGATTTTATTATTTGTAGCGAAGTTTTTTCAATTAATACATTAAATGCTGTGTTGACTAACAAGAACAAAGTTATAGTTTGGCATGAGTTAGCAAAACATAATGCTATGATGAAAAAAATACCATCAAAGATATGGTATAATTTTGTAGCACGATTTTTGATGAGAAATGTAAAAGTAGTAGCAAGATCAGAAGAAGCAAAGAATTTTATAAAAAAATATTGCAGAAAAACAGATTCAAAAATTATTGAACATGGAGTAAACCTTGATAAATTTATATATTCAACAGATAAAAAGAATTATTTTGTGGTTTGTTCTCAATTAATTGAAAGAAAGAGAATTGATGGGATTTTATTAAAATTTGGAGAATATTTAAAGATCAGTGGAAACTCAAGCAAATTAATTATAATTGGAGATGGAGAATTAAAATCTTCGTTAGAGCAGCAGAGTAGAGAGTTAGGATTAGAAGAAAAGGTTATTTTCAAGGGAAAATTAAATCATGAAGAATTATTACCATACTTAGCTCATGCGAAAGCACTCTTAGTTAATACAATTAAAGATAATAGCATGATTTCTATAGTGGAATCTATTGCTGTTGGAACTCCAGTAGTGACAACAGAGATACCATTAAATGCATCATATATAAAAAAATATAAATTAGGTATTGCTAAAGAATGGGATCAACAGGATCTAATGAAAATAGTAAATGATAACGAAGTATATGTTAATAATTGCCTAAAATATCGTGAAAAATTGTCGACCTTGTCAAAGGTAGAAGATTTTATGAATTGCTTTAGAAAAATGAAAGAGAATTAA
- a CDS encoding DUF6625 family protein — MKEREVMYKIAYVVPFFGKFPKGFEFWLLSCKCNPTIDWLIFTDDQTPYDYPENVKVTYFSFEKMKERIQRIFDFPISLERPYKLCDYKPSYGEVFKDELAGYDFWGNCDIDLVWGNIRKFYTDEILEKYEKVGFNGHSMLYKNTPEINARYRTYIEGIDYYKDVYTTDKGYAFDEPGMDNIYKKLEIPVYEKIDFANLLKYDYGFYLDWEPKEDAYKNEHQVFTWKNGQLLRHYLANGKIHQEEYMYLHYWCRPTTFRISEYKEQKQYLIYADTTTDKFYEITPELIMKRSKRSKIKFYTKVLWFNRKKITLERIIFNIKGMLKYKED; from the coding sequence ATGAAAGAGAGAGAAGTTATGTATAAAATAGCTTATGTAGTTCCTTTTTTTGGAAAGTTTCCTAAAGGGTTCGAATTTTGGTTATTAAGTTGCAAATGTAATCCTACGATAGATTGGTTGATATTTACAGATGATCAAACACCATATGATTATCCTGAAAATGTAAAAGTGACGTATTTTTCATTTGAAAAAATGAAAGAAAGAATTCAGAGAATTTTCGATTTTCCAATATCATTGGAACGTCCGTATAAACTTTGTGATTATAAACCATCATATGGAGAAGTATTTAAAGATGAATTAGCAGGATATGATTTTTGGGGAAATTGCGATATTGATTTGGTTTGGGGAAATATAAGAAAATTTTACACAGATGAAATTTTAGAAAAATATGAAAAAGTTGGTTTTAATGGACATTCAATGCTATATAAAAACACACCAGAAATTAATGCTAGATATCGAACTTATATAGAAGGTATAGATTATTATAAAGATGTGTATACCACAGATAAAGGTTATGCGTTTGATGAGCCAGGAATGGACAATATTTATAAAAAACTTGAAATTCCGGTATACGAAAAAATCGATTTTGCTAATCTATTGAAGTATGATTACGGATTCTATTTAGATTGGGAACCAAAAGAGGATGCATATAAAAATGAGCATCAAGTTTTCACATGGAAAAATGGGCAATTACTTAGACATTATCTTGCAAATGGTAAAATACATCAAGAAGAATATATGTATTTGCATTATTGGTGTCGACCAACGACGTTTAGAATTTCTGAGTACAAAGAGCAGAAACAGTATTTGATTTATGCTGATACAACAACTGATAAATTCTATGAAATTACGCCTGAATTAATAATGAAGAGAAGTAAAAGAAGTAAGATAAAATTTTATACAAAAGTATTATGGTTTAATCGAAAAAAGATAACGTTAGAAAGAATTATATTTAATATTAAAGGTATGTTAAAATATAAAGAAGATTAG
- a CDS encoding glycosyltransferase family 4 protein, producing the protein MKGTIKLKKRGNKNLRIAMIGHKVVPSRRGGIERVLTIMCPLMIKKGHQVTCFNRSGDKVENEYVKTVKRKKYRGVQLKKVITINKRGLAAMTSSFSAAICAAFGKYDIVHFHAEGPSAFLWIPKLFGKRCIVTIHGIDWARDKWKHGFGSRYIKFGEYIAAKYADEVIVLSEKVQKYFKKFYDRDTVLIPNGVMTHENQKADLITQKFGLHKDEYICALSRLTEEKGIHFLIEAYKELKTDKKLVIAGATSDTDGYVKMLKEMAGDDPNIIFTGFVSGKLLEEIYSNAYVYVLPSKLEGMPLSLLEAMSYGNCVIGSDIAEIADVVEDKAILFKKANVEDLKEKLQMVCDDEQIVRKYKSEASEYICGKYNWEDVVERTLRVYQKGKKINENLNDK; encoded by the coding sequence ATGAAGGGGACTATCAAATTGAAAAAAAGAGGTAACAAGAATTTAAGAATTGCGATGATCGGTCATAAGGTTGTTCCATCTAGAAGAGGTGGAATTGAACGTGTATTGACGATTATGTGTCCATTAATGATAAAAAAAGGCCACCAAGTAACATGCTTTAACCGATCTGGCGATAAAGTGGAAAATGAATATGTAAAAACTGTAAAAAGGAAAAAGTATAGGGGAGTTCAGTTAAAGAAAGTAATAACGATCAATAAAAGAGGATTAGCAGCGATGACATCCTCTTTTTCTGCTGCAATTTGTGCAGCATTTGGAAAATATGATATTGTACATTTTCATGCAGAAGGACCAAGTGCATTTCTATGGATTCCGAAACTGTTTGGAAAGCGCTGTATCGTAACGATTCATGGAATTGACTGGGCGAGAGATAAATGGAAACACGGATTTGGTTCCAGATATATTAAGTTTGGGGAATATATTGCAGCAAAGTATGCAGATGAAGTGATTGTATTAAGTGAAAAAGTACAGAAGTATTTTAAGAAGTTTTATGATAGAGATACTGTTTTGATTCCGAATGGGGTTATGACGCATGAGAATCAGAAAGCGGATTTGATCACTCAGAAATTTGGACTTCATAAGGATGAGTATATTTGTGCATTATCACGACTGACAGAAGAAAAGGGAATTCATTTCTTGATTGAGGCGTATAAGGAACTTAAAACAGATAAGAAACTAGTGATCGCTGGGGCTACGAGTGATACGGATGGGTATGTGAAGATGCTGAAAGAGATGGCTGGAGATGATCCGAATATTATCTTTACTGGATTTGTTTCTGGAAAGTTACTGGAAGAGATTTATAGTAATGCTTATGTTTATGTGCTGCCTTCTAAGTTGGAGGGTATGCCACTTAGTCTGCTTGAGGCTATGAGTTATGGGAACTGTGTGATCGGGTCTGATATTGCTGAGATTGCTGATGTGGTTGAGGATAAGGCGATATTGTTTAAGAAGGCTAATGTTGAGGATCTGAAAGAAAAGCTGCAGATGGTTTGTGATGATGAACAAATCGTTCGGAAATATAAGAGTGAAGCTTCGGAATATATTTGTGGGAAGTATAATTGGGAAGATGTTGTGGAGAGAACATTGAGAGTATATCAGAAGGGAAAAAAGATCAATGAAAATCTTAATGATAAATAA
- a CDS encoding radical SAM protein yields the protein MSKDKKVKKLNGTVIVTYRCNARCNMCNRYKKPSTPDEEISLETIKKLPPMYFTNITGGEPFIRTDLKDIVRELYKKSDRIVISTNGFFTDRIVDLCKEFPDIGIRISIEGLEETNNKIRGLENGFQRGYTTLKKLRKMGMKDVGFGMTVQDANCKDLVPLYKISDKMGMEFATASLHNSFYFVEAKNIIKNRPMVAKQFENLVNELLNSNSPKKWFRAYFNHGLINYIYGQKRLLPCDMSFDTFFIDPYGDVMPCNGTKDKEVMGNLNKQSWNELWNSKEAEEVRKKVRCCDRDCWMIGSVSPAMHKYIWVPALWVMKHKFLRFFKKKKYSMYENKIVRDYKKGIVTKEELDKCSTCDMCATINDGLSAASKEQLVGKSGEEIVDADIAAQMEK from the coding sequence ATGAGTAAAGATAAGAAAGTTAAGAAGTTAAATGGTACAGTTATTGTTACATATCGTTGTAACGCAAGATGTAATATGTGTAATCGTTACAAGAAACCATCTACACCAGATGAAGAGATTAGTTTAGAGACAATTAAGAAGTTACCACCAATGTATTTTACAAACATTACTGGTGGAGAACCATTTATCCGTACAGATTTAAAAGACATTGTGCGTGAGTTATATAAGAAATCAGATCGTATCGTTATTTCAACAAATGGTTTCTTTACAGATCGTATTGTAGATCTGTGTAAAGAATTCCCTGACATCGGAATTCGTATCTCTATTGAAGGATTAGAAGAAACAAATAACAAGATCCGTGGATTAGAAAATGGATTCCAGCGTGGATATACAACATTAAAGAAATTAAGAAAAATGGGTATGAAAGACGTTGGATTTGGTATGACAGTACAGGATGCAAACTGTAAAGACTTAGTACCTCTTTATAAGATTTCAGATAAGATGGGAATGGAATTTGCAACAGCTTCTTTACATAACAGTTTTTACTTTGTAGAAGCAAAGAATATTATTAAAAACCGTCCAATGGTTGCAAAACAGTTTGAAAACTTAGTAAACGAACTGTTAAACAGCAATTCACCAAAGAAATGGTTCCGTGCTTACTTTAACCATGGACTGATCAACTATATCTATGGACAGAAGAGATTACTTCCATGTGATATGAGTTTTGACACATTCTTTATTGATCCATATGGTGATGTTATGCCATGTAATGGAACAAAAGATAAAGAAGTTATGGGTAACTTAAATAAACAGAGCTGGAATGAATTATGGAATAGTAAAGAAGCAGAAGAAGTTCGTAAGAAAGTTCGTTGCTGCGATCGTGACTGCTGGATGATCGGTTCTGTATCACCTGCTATGCATAAGTATATTTGGGTTCCTGCTCTTTGGGTTATGAAACATAAATTTTTACGGTTCTTTAAGAAGAAAAAATATAGTATGTATGAGAATAAAATCGTTCGTGACTATAAGAAGGGTATTGTTACGAAGGAAGAACTTGATAAGTGTTCTACATGTGATATGTGTGCGACGATCAATGATGGATTGTCTGCAGCTTCTAAGGAGCAGTTAGTTGGTAAGAGTGGAGAAGAGATTGTGGATGCGGATATTGCGGCACAGATGGAGAAGTAG
- a CDS encoding acyltransferase — translation MLTIRDGWKKMDYIKKHNMFAQVGENCYFQSNILPAEPFLVYLHNNVAISAGVRLVTHSAVNTVFNHEENTDTYLCRYGKVEIGNNVYIGADAIINYGVTIGDNCIIAAGAVVTKDVPAGSVMGGVPAKQIGTYEDAKRKAKEFSKPYLDMGLREPCTVEEMMKKIKK, via the coding sequence ATGTTAACAATACGCGATGGATGGAAAAAGATGGATTACATAAAAAAACATAATATGTTTGCGCAGGTTGGAGAGAATTGTTATTTTCAATCTAATATATTACCAGCAGAACCGTTTCTAGTGTATTTACATAATAATGTTGCTATCTCTGCAGGAGTACGTTTAGTTACGCATAGTGCCGTAAATACGGTTTTTAATCATGAAGAAAATACAGATACTTATTTATGCAGATATGGCAAAGTTGAAATTGGAAATAATGTTTATATAGGAGCAGATGCAATAATTAATTATGGAGTTACAATTGGAGATAATTGCATTATTGCTGCAGGTGCTGTAGTGACTAAAGATGTTCCGGCAGGAAGTGTTATGGGAGGTGTTCCAGCGAAACAGATTGGAACATATGAAGATGCTAAGAGAAAAGCAAAAGAATTTTCTAAACCATATTTAGATATGGGATTGAGGGAACCATGTACAGTTGAAGAGATGATGAAGAAAATTAAGAAGTGA
- a CDS encoding acyltransferase family protein, which yields MKTQNKIHYGGLDGLRAYSAIGVAMMHILSNGKYKVSGFVFDPFIQSLGNLVFLFMMISAFSMCCGYYDRLINQEISVEKFYARRYKKIWPFFAILCFVDAIISPSINAVYELFANLTLCFGLLPNANISVIGIGWFLGLIFVFYMIFPFFCYLISNRNRAWGAFIISMIFNIICRIYFFDNNHVISGFDVRGNIIYSAMFFMLGGILFLYKNSIYEFCQKKKILIALLTVIIAGIYFYQGKSEPFIMLVLFGLLLIYSIASQNNTGKILQNKFTKFIGNISLEIYLCHMVFYRMIEKVHMNHLFGNEILSYIVTVIMTLACAIIFSCVVKYLLEKMMQKKL from the coding sequence ATGAAAACACAAAATAAGATACATTATGGGGGATTAGATGGTTTAAGAGCTTATTCAGCCATAGGTGTTGCGATGATGCATATTTTATCAAATGGAAAATATAAAGTAAGTGGTTTTGTTTTTGATCCATTTATACAATCGTTAGGAAATTTAGTGTTTCTCTTTATGATGATTAGTGCATTTTCTATGTGTTGCGGATATTATGATAGGTTAATTAATCAGGAGATATCAGTAGAAAAGTTTTATGCCAGAAGATATAAGAAAATATGGCCATTTTTTGCCATTTTATGTTTTGTTGATGCAATAATATCTCCAAGTATAAATGCAGTATATGAATTGTTTGCAAATTTGACACTATGTTTTGGACTTTTACCAAATGCTAATATATCAGTAATCGGCATTGGTTGGTTTTTGGGATTAATATTTGTGTTTTATATGATTTTTCCATTTTTCTGTTACTTGATTAGTAATAGAAATAGAGCATGGGGGGCATTTATTATTTCCATGATTTTTAATATAATATGTAGAATTTATTTTTTTGATAATAATCATGTAATAAGTGGATTTGATGTAAGAGGAAATATTATATATTCAGCAATGTTTTTTATGTTAGGTGGAATACTATTCTTATATAAAAATAGCATATATGAATTTTGCCAAAAGAAAAAAATATTAATAGCATTGTTAACAGTAATAATTGCAGGAATATATTTTTACCAAGGAAAATCGGAACCATTTATTATGTTAGTATTATTTGGATTACTATTAATTTATTCTATTGCATCCCAAAATAATACAGGAAAAATTCTTCAAAATAAATTTACTAAGTTTATTGGAAATATCAGTTTAGAGATTTATTTGTGCCATATGGTTTTTTATCGAATGATAGAAAAAGTACATATGAATCATTTATTTGGAAATGAAATTTTATCATATATAGTTACTGTAATTATGACATTAGCATGTGCGATTATTTTTTCTTGTGTTGTAAAATATCTATTGGAAAAAATGATGCAAAAGAAATTATGA
- a CDS encoding acyltransferase family protein, translating to MGKSQKRYVWVDYIKIFACLLVVFGHLYMSMMAGGWIKETARYYCWPVQTIYTFHVPLFFICSGFLYQSSNKNKEWTLEKHVKNVKRKLLALGVPYFTFSIITLVLKIVFSSEVNNQATPIVRTLFIEPIAPYWYLYTLFFLFCLVPYFKDKQFIKKIFVGAVFLKVLYVVWLCNFNLPDVVNKILANLVWFLLGMLISEIYISKTLMKAWMNVVIFGLGLGISWIYYSTPLENNVLQFIIGSCMIFPILYFFMSISPDKEGRFVHKLNQCFMPVYVLHTIVAAMLRSILLKIGIENFLLHFSIELIASILIPIVIYEIASKNWMLLFWFEPVKALKMKRKKNEN from the coding sequence ATGGGAAAAAGTCAAAAAAGATATGTGTGGGTTGATTATATAAAAATATTTGCATGTTTATTGGTTGTATTTGGTCACCTATATATGTCAATGATGGCAGGTGGTTGGATAAAAGAAACGGCACGATATTATTGTTGGCCAGTACAAACAATTTATACATTTCATGTGCCATTATTTTTTATATGTAGTGGTTTCTTATATCAATCTTCTAATAAAAACAAAGAATGGACATTAGAAAAACATGTTAAGAATGTGAAACGAAAATTGTTAGCTTTAGGAGTTCCGTATTTTACATTTTCCATTATAACATTAGTGTTGAAAATTGTATTTTCATCAGAGGTTAATAATCAAGCAACACCAATAGTAAGAACATTATTTATAGAACCAATAGCTCCATATTGGTATTTGTATACATTGTTTTTTTTGTTTTGTCTTGTTCCATATTTTAAAGATAAACAGTTTATAAAAAAGATTTTTGTAGGAGCTGTATTTTTAAAAGTATTATATGTAGTATGGCTTTGTAATTTCAATCTTCCAGATGTAGTAAACAAGATTTTAGCAAATTTAGTATGGTTTTTGCTAGGAATGTTGATATCAGAAATTTATATATCTAAGACATTGATGAAAGCTTGGATGAATGTCGTGATTTTTGGATTGGGATTAGGAATATCATGGATATATTATTCAACCCCCCTTGAAAATAATGTACTACAATTTATAATAGGTAGCTGTATGATCTTTCCGATACTTTATTTTTTTATGAGCATAAGTCCAGACAAAGAAGGAAGATTTGTACATAAATTAAATCAGTGTTTTATGCCTGTATACGTGTTACATACTATAGTTGCAGCTATGTTAAGAAGTATATTATTAAAAATAGGAATAGAAAATTTTCTATTACATTTTTCTATAGAATTGATAGCAAGTATATTAATTCCTATTGTCATATATGAGATTGCATCTAAGAATTGGATGTTATTATTTTGGTTTGAACCAGTAAAGGCATTGAAAATGAAAAGGAAGAAAAATGAGAATTAA